A window of Ipomoea triloba cultivar NCNSP0323 chromosome 2, ASM357664v1 contains these coding sequences:
- the LOC116010773 gene encoding uncharacterized protein LOC116010773, protein MKQPPGYEDPAHPDHVCHLQRSLYGLKQAPRAWFKRLHDFLLSAGFSASKTDVSLFHYSAHTSRVFLLVYVDDIIMIGNDATLVDSLLQRLSSTFKIRDLGTPSFFLGIETLTVSDGILLSQRRYMEDILHRAGMTDCKPLATPAAITQTVSPTTTLFDNPTQYRRLAGALQYLTITRPDLSYAVNRLCQFMHAPTKEHWGLLKRVLRYVKGTLDYGLRLTKSISYDVHAYSDSDWAGCPNDRKSTSGYAVFLGTNLISWVSRKQRTVARSSTEAEYKGLADVAAEVTWVVSLLRELGLHSGAPATLWCDNLGATYLAANPVFHARTKHVEIDFHFVHDKVASGEFLVNFVSTKDQLADIFTKPLPAIRFATLRDKLNVMPHTPCA, encoded by the coding sequence ATGAAACAACCGCCTGGGTATGAAGATCCCGCGCATCCCGACCATGTTTGCCATCTGCAACGATCTCTTTACGGGTTGAAGCAAGCTCCGCGGGCCTGGTTCAAACGTCTCCACGACTTCTTATTATCTGCAGGTTTCTCGGCATCCAAAACCGATGTGTCCCTGTTTCACTACTCGGCTCACACCTCCCGAGTGTTTCTCCTAGTATATGTGGACGACATCATCATGATCGGCAACGACGCTACGTTGGTTGACTCATTGCTCCAACGACTGTCTTCCACTTTCAAAATTCGAGACCTTGGCACACCAAGTTTCTTTTTGGGGATTGAGACACTCACGGTGTCTGACGGCATTCTACTCTCTCAGCGTCGTTACATGGAGGATATATTACACAGGGCCGGGATGACCGATTGCAAACCTCTTGCCACTCCGGCAGCGATCACTCAAACTGTGTCGCCGACAACGACGTTGTTTGATAATCCCACGCAATATCGGCGTCTCGCTGGTGCACTCCAGTATCTCACCATCACCCGACCCGATTTGTCTTATGCCGTGAACCGCCTGTGTCAGTTTATGCATGCGCCCACCAAAGAACATTGGGGTCTCCTCAAACGTGTACTGCGCTATGTAAAAGGGACTCTAGACTATGGGTTGAGGTTAACGAAGTCTATCTCTTACGATGTCCATGCCTACTCGGACTCTGACTGGGCTGGGTGCCCCAATGACCGGAAGTCTACAAGTGGATACGCGGTCTTCCTCGGCACCAATCTGATCTCCTGGGTATCTAGAAAACAGCGGACCGTTGCGCGCTCTTCGACAGAAGCAGAGTATAAAGGCTTAGCGGATGTCGCAGCAGAGGTTACTTGGGTAGTGTCACTTCTTCGTGAACTCGGTCTGCACTCTGGCGCACCAGCCACCCTATGGTGCGATAATCTCGGAGCTACTTATTTAGCAGCCAATCCAGTCTTTCACGCCCGCACGAAACATGTGGAAATAGATTTTCACTTTGTTCACGACAAGGTGGCATCTGGGGAGTTTTTGGTCAACTTCGTCTCTACGAAAGATCAGCTTGCAGACATCTTCACGAAGCCGCTTCCAGCTATTCGGTTCGCGACCCTCAGAGACAAGCTCAATGTGATGCCACACacaccttgtgcttga
- the LOC116011008 gene encoding uncharacterized protein LOC116011008 gives MDKSWMNVSRISKEYEDGVKKFINFAKNNLLDSNEMFLCPCKKCCNQKKLCEKDIFDDLFYNGINLSYTKWIWDSESNVATTFNMYVDNEANEDDESEDQLDEMFRNVEEEFTDRSNEFDELLYDSKLPLWPGCSKYTRLSIVLKLFNLKVGNGWSDKSFTALLEILKDMLPNDNELPKNTYDAKMTHVNIPITMELWLKFPNETKDNIWEDIRSTYDIPNTNAMKERWIQYVGQR, from the exons atggataaaagttggatgaatgtttctcgaATTAGTAAGGAATACGAAGATGgagttaaaaaatttattaactttgcAAAGAATAACCTTCTGGATAGTAATGAAATGTTTCTTTGTCCTTGTAAAAAGTGTTGTAATCAGAAAAAGTTATGTGAGAAAGACATATTTGATGATCTATTCTATAATGGGATTAATCTATcttatacaaaatggatatggGATAGTGAAAGCAATGTAGCtacaacatttaatatgtatGTTGACAAcgaagcaaatgaagatgatgagtctgaagatcaattggatgaaatgtttcgCAATGTTGAAGAGGAGTTCACCGATCGATCAAACGAGTTTGATGAATTATTGTATGATTCAAAATTACCTTTGTGGCCGGGTTGTAGTAAATATACCCGATTATCtattgtattaaaattattcaacttGAAAGTTGGGAATGGGTGGAGTGACAAGAGCTTTACTGCATTACTTGAAATATTAAAGGATATGCTTCCAAATGATAATGAACTTCCGAAGAATACATATGATGCCAAGATGACACATGTTAACATTCCGATCACAATGGAGTTATGGCTTAAATTCCCAAACGAGACTAAGGACAATATTTGGGAAGATATTCGG AGTACTTACGATATTCCCAACACAAATGCTATGAAAGAGCGTTGGATACAATATGTGGGTCAACGGTGA